The Kaustia mangrovi genome has a segment encoding these proteins:
- a CDS encoding aminotransferase class IV → MAKGTHDYQDDPRNAEIEISVNGELVPRDKAVVSVFDSGFILGDGVWEGLRLHDGGIPFLTAHMERLYEGARAIDLDIGLTPAELRQRIFDCLAANGMTDGVHIRLMVTRGVKATPYQDPRVTIGDATVVIIPEHKTPTRETVENGIRLFTVHVRRGYPDVQDPKLNSHSKLNCITACIQAAKAGADEGLMLDPHGFVATCNSTHFFIVRRGEVWTSTGEYCLGGITRGAVIRACRENGIPVRECRFSLTDVYGADEAFVTGTFAGLVPVREVDGRRLGHPLKTARDWQGAGPVTTRLAALYKALCEREAERS, encoded by the coding sequence ATGGCGAAGGGTACGCACGACTATCAGGACGATCCGCGCAATGCGGAGATCGAGATCTCGGTCAATGGCGAACTGGTCCCGCGCGACAAGGCGGTCGTGTCGGTCTTCGATTCGGGCTTCATCCTCGGCGACGGCGTTTGGGAGGGGCTCAGGCTGCACGACGGCGGCATCCCGTTCCTCACCGCTCATATGGAACGCCTCTATGAGGGCGCGCGCGCCATCGACCTCGATATCGGCCTCACGCCCGCAGAGCTCCGGCAACGCATCTTCGACTGCCTCGCCGCCAACGGCATGACCGACGGGGTCCATATCCGCCTGATGGTGACCCGCGGCGTCAAAGCCACCCCCTATCAGGATCCGCGCGTGACCATCGGGGACGCGACCGTGGTCATCATCCCCGAGCACAAGACCCCCACACGCGAGACGGTGGAGAACGGTATCCGCCTGTTCACCGTCCATGTGCGCCGGGGCTATCCGGACGTGCAGGACCCCAAGCTCAACAGCCATTCCAAGCTCAACTGCATCACCGCCTGCATCCAGGCGGCCAAGGCCGGCGCCGACGAGGGGCTGATGCTCGACCCGCACGGCTTCGTGGCGACCTGCAACTCCACCCATTTCTTCATCGTGCGGCGCGGCGAGGTCTGGACCTCGACCGGCGAATACTGCCTCGGCGGCATCACGCGCGGCGCGGTCATCCGCGCCTGCCGGGAAAACGGTATCCCGGTGCGCGAATGCCGCTTCAGCCTGACCGATGTCTACGGCGCCGACGAAGCCTTCGTGACGGGTACCTTCGCGGGGCTCGTGCCGGTGCGCGAGGTCGACGGGCGCAGGCTCGGCCACCCGTTGAAGACCGCGCGGGACTGGCAGGGCGCAGGGCCGGTCACCACGCGCCTTGCCGCGCTCTACAAGGCGCTTTGCGAGAGGGAGGCGGAACGCTCATGA